A single region of the Anopheles funestus chromosome X, idAnoFuneDA-416_04, whole genome shotgun sequence genome encodes:
- the LOC125774420 gene encoding uncharacterized protein LOC125774420, translating to MSENRLDDAPPSPYLVERFYDDEIDFEILEGLDLFPLSPLLGAVRNADASDETRVEDVDDTPPSPPAVEQRCDDASDEVYVECVEDAPSPPLRIEVQTDASDETNDEGVDDTSPSPPEVEQRCDDASDDVHFEGFDDAPPSPPIAEGVCPDASDEANDEAAKDAPSTLPTVKQCCDDASDEARGEGVDDAPFSTPIAEERSTPEQSSGAMKLRPRKFIYYYYSSYRVKAKKPKRVGKEE from the exons ATGTCGGAGAACCGTCTGGATGACGCACCCCCTTCACCATATTTGGTGGAGAGATTTTACGATGATGAGATTGATTTCGAGATTCTTGAGGGTCTCGATCTCTTTCCGCTTTCGCCTCTGTTGGGGGCGGTACGTAACGCTGATGCCTCTGATGAAACCCGTGTTGAAGATGTGGATGACACCCCCCCTTCGCCTCCTGCAGTGGAGCAACGTTGTGATGATGCCTCTGATGAGGTCTATGTTGAATGTGTCGAAGACGCTCCTTCTCCGCCTCTCAGAATCGAAGTTCAAACTGATGCCTCTGATGAGACTAACGATGAAG GTGTCGATGACACTTCCCCTTCGCCTCCTGAAGTGGAGCAACGTTGTGATGATGCCTCTGATGACGTCCATTTTGAAGGTTTTGATGACGCTCCCCCTTCGCCTCCCATAGCGGAAGGAGTTTGCCCTGATGCCTCTGATGAGGCCAACGATGAAGCTGCAAAGGACGCTCCATCTACACTGCCGACAGTGAAGCAATGTTGTGATGATGCCTCTGATGAGGCCCGTGGTGAAGGTGTCGATGACGCTCCTTTTTCGACTCCCATAGCGGAGGAGCGTTCCACGCCTGAGCAATCTTCCGGGGCCATGAAGCTGCGACCCCGCAAATTCATTTATTACTACTACAGTTCGTATCGCGTCAAAGCCAAAAAGCCGAAGCGTGTAGGAAAGGAGGAATag